CCCCGGTGGCGGGGCCCCCGAGGTTGCGAAGCCAGCGGAGTAGCGCGCCTCAGACCCCGAGCAGCTCCGCGACCTCGAGCCAACGCTCCTCGAGCTGCTCGATCTCGGCCTCGTGCGCGGCGAGCTTCGCCTGCAGCTCCCCGAGCCCGGCGTAGTCCGACTGGTCGTGGGTGGCGAAGTCGTCGAGCAGCTTCTTCCGGTCGGCACCGACCTTCGCGATCTTGCGGTCGAGCGCCGACATCTCCTTCTCGGCCGTCCGACGCTCCGCGCCCGACAAGCCCGAGGCGGCCCCGGCCGACGCGCCGGGACCGGCCGTGGCGGTGGACCCGGCCACGGCGCCGGCCGAGCCGGTCCCGCCAGCCGTGTCGGGCCTCCCGGCAGACGCGGCGGCAGCCGCTGACGCGGTCCCGCCACCGGTGCCGGCCGCACGGAGCCGCATGTACTCGTCGACGCCGCCCGGCAGGTGCCGCAGGTGCCCGCCGAGCACGGCGTACTGCTGGTCGGTCACGCGCTCGAGCAGGTACCGGTCGTGGCTCACGACGAGGAGGGTGCCGGGCCAGGTGTCGAGCAGGTCCTCCATGGCGGCGAGCATGTCGGTGTCGAGGTCGTTCGTGGGCTCGTCGAGGATCAGGACGTTCGGCTCGTCGAGCAGGATGAGCATGAGCTGCAGGCGGCGCTTCTGGCCACCGCTGAGGTCCTTCACCGGCGTGGAGAGCTGCGCCGAGGTGAAGCCGAGCCGCTCGAGCAGCTGGGACGGCGTCATCTCCTTGCCGTCGGCGACGTAGCTCGTCTTCTTGCGGGCGACGACCTCGCGGACGCGGTCGTCGGCGAACTGCGCGAGGTCGGCGAGCTGCTGGTCGAGGACGGCGACCTGCACGGTCTTGCCGGTCTTCACGCGGCCGCTCGTGGGCTGCAGGCGCCCGGACACGAGGCTCAGCAGGGTCGACTTGCCGGCACCGTTCGGGCCGAGGATGCCGGTGCGCTCCCCCGGCGCGATCCGCCACTCGATGCGGTCGAGGATCTCGGTGCCGTCGAACGAGACGCTGACGTCGAGCAGGTCGACGACGTCCTTGCCGAGGCGTGCGGTGGCGGTCTTCGCGAGGGCGACCGTGTCGCGGATCGGCGGCACGTCGTCGATGAGGGCGTTCGCCGCGTCGATGCGGAACTTCGGCTTGCTCGTGCGGGCCGGGGCGCCGCGGCGGAGCCATGCGAGCTCCTTGCGGGCCAGGTTCTGCCGGCGCTGCTCGCTCGCGGCGGCCTGCCGGTCACGCTCGACACGCTGGAGGATGTACGCCGCGTAGCCGCCCTCGAACGGGTCGACGACGCCGTCGTGGACCTCCCACGTGTCGGTCGACACCGCGTCGAGGAACCACCGGTCGTGCGTCACGACCACCATGCCGCCCTGGTTCGCGGACCACCGGCGGTTGATGTGCTCGGCGAGCCACTGGATGCCCTCGACGTCGAGGTGGTTCGTGGGCTCGTCGAGGAACAGGACGTCCCAGTCGCCGACGAGCAGGCGCGCGAGGGCGACACGGCGGCGCTGGCCACCGCTCAGCTCGTCCACCGACACGTCCCACGGGATGTCCGACACGAGGCCGCCGATGATGTCGCGGATCTTCGGGTCACCGGCCCACTCGTGCTCTGCGAGGTCCCCCACGACGACGGTGCCGACGGTCTCGCCCGCGGGCAGGATGTCGCGCTGGTCGAGGTACCCGACGGTCAGGCCGCGGCGGTGCGTGACGCGGCCGCCGTCCGGTTCGAGGCGCTGGGACAGCAGGGCGAGGAGGGTCGACTTGCCGTCGCCGTTCCGGCCGACCACGCCGATGCGGTCGCCCTCGTCGATGCCGAGGGTGACGTTGTCGAAGACGACCTTGGTGGGGAACTCGAGATGCAGGTTCTCGGCGCCGAGGAGATGAGCCACCCGTCAAGGGTAGGCGGCGTGGCCGGGTGGTCGGTGCGGGGTGCGTTCCGCAGCGTGCGAGGTTCCTGGCTCCGTGCGACGGGCTGCGGGTCGCACGGAGGGCGGGACCTCGCACCGTGCGTCCGTCAGGGGTGCGGCGCGGGTCGGGAGGCGCTGGTCAGGTCCCGGTGGTCGGCTCGCCCTCGCCGGCGGCTTCCTTCGCCCGCTTGAGGCGCGCCTGCGCCTCCCAGTACTCGATCTCGCGCTCGAGCTCGGCGAGCTCCTGCTCCGTGCCGCTCACCCGCTTGTCGCCGTGGGCGTTGCGGGCATCGCCGAGCGTGGCGTACCGGTCTTCGTGGCGAGCTGGCTCGAGGTACCGGCCGTGGTTCCGCTCGCCCGGCGCCCAGTCGTGTCCGACGGCGAACCAGACGATGCTGCCGACGACGGGGACGAGGACCACGAGGAGTACCCAGGCGAACTTCGGGAGCCCACGGATCTGGTCGTCGGTCTTCGTCAGGATGTCGATCAGGGCGAAGACCAGCAGGACCACGCCGGCCCCGTACAACAGCACGCTCATGGTCTCGGATTCTATGGATCGGCTAGGAACCGTCGCTACGCCCCGAACGCGTGGCGCGGTTGCGATCCGGCAACGGTCCGCTGCGGGGATCCACAGGGTCGTCCGTCAGAGGGCGGCGACCCACTCGTCGGAGCCGTCGGTGAAGCGCTGGTGCTTCCAGATCGGCACCCGCTCCTTCACGAGGTCGACGAGCGCACCGCAGGCGGCGAACGCCTCGGCCCGGTGCGGGGACGACACGGCTGCGGCGAGCGCCACGTCCCCGATGCCGAGCGCGCCCACGCGGTGCAGCACGGCGATGCGGACCTCGGGGTGGGCGTCCGCGATGGTCCGGGCCACCTCGGCGATGACCTCGCCGGCGCTCGGGTGCCGCTCGTACTCGAGCGCGGTCACGCCCTTGCCGCCGTCGTGGTCGCGGACGACCCCGGCGAAGGTGACGACGGCACCGTCCTGG
The sequence above is a segment of the Curtobacterium sp. BH-2-1-1 genome. Coding sequences within it:
- a CDS encoding molybdenum cofactor biosynthesis protein MoaE, translated to MTDAAAARDRVVVADIVDRSITVDEVSAVVATDQDGAVVTFAGVVRDHDGGKGVTALEYERHPSAGEVIAEVARTIADAHPEVRIAVLHRVGALGIGDVALAAAVSSPHRAEAFAACGALVDLVKERVPIWKHQRFTDGSDEWVAAL
- a CDS encoding PLDc N-terminal domain-containing protein, with protein sequence MSVLLYGAGVVLLVFALIDILTKTDDQIRGLPKFAWVLLVVLVPVVGSIVWFAVGHDWAPGERNHGRYLEPARHEDRYATLGDARNAHGDKRVSGTEQELAELEREIEYWEAQARLKRAKEAAGEGEPTTGT
- a CDS encoding ABC-F family ATP-binding cassette domain-containing protein, giving the protein MVVVTHDRWFLDAVSTDTWEVHDGVVDPFEGGYAAYILQRVERDRQAAASEQRRQNLARKELAWLRRGAPARTSKPKFRIDAANALIDDVPPIRDTVALAKTATARLGKDVVDLLDVSVSFDGTEILDRIEWRIAPGERTGILGPNGAGKSTLLSLVSGRLQPTSGRVKTGKTVQVAVLDQQLADLAQFADDRVREVVARKKTSYVADGKEMTPSQLLERLGFTSAQLSTPVKDLSGGQKRRLQLMLILLDEPNVLILDEPTNDLDTDMLAAMEDLLDTWPGTLLVVSHDRYLLERVTDQQYAVLGGHLRHLPGGVDEYMRLRAAGTGGGTASAAAAASAGRPDTAGGTGSAGAVAGSTATAGPGASAGAASGLSGAERRTAEKEMSALDRKIAKVGADRKKLLDDFATHDQSDYAGLGELQAKLAAHEAEIEQLEERWLEVAELLGV